The following nucleotide sequence is from Salinispirillum sp. LH 10-3-1.
TAAAAACAAAGGCCTCAGCGTAATGCGCACAAAACCCTGCTTGTTGGGTAAAAATAAAATCGTCAATGCTGTCATTGCCCGCCATAGCAGTCGGTTGCAAGGTATAGCGAAAGTCTTCCCCGGCAAACAACCGCATCACCTGCCATGCGAAGTCATGATCATCCGCGCTGGCACGATGCATTTCTTGAGCCAGAGCACGGACTCTGGGGTTTCCGGTATCCGGTAAGTGCAGTGCGCTTTGTCGTTGCGACGACTGGTCTGGCCACACAACGGCATCCGCTGCCTCCGCGGTCAGACGGTCAGCACGCTTTAAATCTTCTCGCCATACCAAGCGCTGGTCACCCGTGCGCACAGCATTGGCACTGTAGCCTGCCAGCAGATGCTCCAGCGTTGGTATCCAGCGTTGCCCAGTTGGCGCAAGCGTCAACTCATAAGTCCACCGTTCAGCGTCCTGGGCCGCCACCAAAGCACTTGAAGACTGCAAATTCTGGCGACCGGGCAAGTCGCCTCGCTCCGCCGACTGATACCACCGTCTACCACTGTAGTAATCAAGCGTCATGACGCGCCAATACAGTGCCGATGGTGGCGGCATATCTCCCACAAACTGCGCCCGGAAAACCAACTCATCAGACTGTACTAACTGTGATATCTCACCTGGCGACATGGTACTGGAAATGCCCGTACGTGCCACATCAGAAGACAAAGGCATGCGCCAAAGTGGCTCTAAACGCGGAAACAGCAAAAACAGCGCCACCATGAAAGGAGCTGTAATCAATAACGCTTGCGCCGTCATTCGCCACCCATCCAACAACCGCAAACCCACAGGGGCATGCATTGCCGCCAACGCCAACAAACAAACACTGGAGCCGAGCGCGGCATAAAGCGCGTAGCCCATCCCTTGATCCAATAAGAAAAAGCAAGCCAACAAGAAAATGGCCATCAGCACCACGAGCAAAGCATCACGGTAGGTCTTCATTTCCAACAGTTTCAAGGCGCCACCGATGTAGGCCACTGCAATATAGAACTCCAGAGATGTAGGCCTAAAGCCAGCAAGTACCAACAAGACCGGTAGGACCAGTATTACCAACAGCTTCGACCACACCGACCAGGTACGCAAGCGTCCGCGCAGCACTCCCCATTGCCAAAAACTACTGACTAAGGGAACCGCCACTACCCAGAATGGCAATAGCAGGAAGGCTGGCACGGCCAGCATCACCTGCACACCCTGCAACAACAGCAAAACTTTCTGCCATTGCACGGTGCTGAGTTTGACCGTCGTGACGTCAGACATCGTCTTGTTCACCCATGATCGCCAACCGGGAGAGGCAGTTATGGAGGTGCTCAACACCAGAAGATAACGGTATAATTTCATTGCCTAGCTGTAATGACCACGCCTGATCTGCCGTCAGTGCTTCCGTCATCCAAAAGCTCAGTTGTTCGAGGCCACGCTCTATCGGCAAGTGTTCAACCTGTTGTAACGAGAACGCTTGCGTTGTCACACCCTCAGGCGGCGCAGTCTTGACCATCATGACGCCACGCCGCGCATAGTGTCGCCAAAGGACACGCCGAGGCGCATCCCCTACCTGATAGGGCCTTGAATGGTCCAAATCTGCGCTACCGGGTGGCCGCTGCAGCGCTGATGTCTCGCCGTCCCCACTCTCTACACTAGGGATAGCTTGATGATCGATCGGCAGAGGCCAGACAATGGCTTGCTGGTCA
It contains:
- a CDS encoding DUF3488 and transglutaminase-like domain-containing protein, which codes for MSDVTTVKLSTVQWQKVLLLLQGVQVMLAVPAFLLLPFWVVAVPLVSSFWQWGVLRGRLRTWSVWSKLLVILVLPVLLVLAGFRPTSLEFYIAVAYIGGALKLLEMKTYRDALLVVLMAIFLLACFFLLDQGMGYALYAALGSSVCLLALAAMHAPVGLRLLDGWRMTAQALLITAPFMVALFLLFPRLEPLWRMPLSSDVARTGISSTMSPGEISQLVQSDELVFRAQFVGDMPPPSALYWRVMTLDYYSGRRWYQSAERGDLPGRQNLQSSSALVAAQDAERWTYELTLAPTGQRWIPTLEHLLAGYSANAVRTGDQRLVWREDLKRADRLTAEAADAVVWPDQSSQRQSALHLPDTGNPRVRALAQEMHRASADDHDFAWQVMRLFAGEDFRYTLQPTAMAGNDSIDDFIFTQQAGFCAHYAEAFVFMLRAAGIPARVVVGYLGGQRSADGSYLRVRQREAHAWAEVWLDDAWQRFDPTAMVAPDRIEFQLDSSVAEAGALLRNNWFSEDRSPWIQQLYWHWDGVQYNWQRWVLNFSDQDQAGIWQRWLTHQSVTSVAVVTLFIFLALFGSWYIVLLVDKNKYKFGVRGLEYRARKYCQRRAPNLPDHQGFKLWVARLEAQDPELAAALSLFAAAYLPLVYGKKSGDPELQRLARFHLQHLERITRR